The region AAGGATGCGGCTAAAAATGCAGGGGCTAAAAAAGTTCGTTTAATTGAAGAACCTTTGGCAGCAGCTATTGGAGCAGGACTTGATATTACTAAAGCAAGTGGAAATATGGTTATAGATATTGGTGGAGGAACTACAGACATTGCTGTAATTTCATTAGGTGGTATGGTTGTAAGAAGTTCTATAAAAGTAGCAGGAGACACATTTGATGAAGCGATAATTAAATATATAAGAAAAAAACATAAATTAATGATCGGTGAGAGAACTGCTGAAGAACTAAAAATCAATATTGGATCAGCATATAAAAAAGATATAGAGGAAACTATGGAGATAAGAGGAAGAGATTTAGTAACAGGGCTTCCTAAAAATGTTGAAGTCTCTTCTGCAGAAATGCGTGAGGCTCTTAGAGAAGCCGTAAGTGCAATTGCAGAATGTGCACATGCAGTTCTTGAAAAAACTCCTCCAGAACTTGCTGCTGATATATCTGATAAAGGTATAATGATGACAGGTGGAGGTTCTTTGTTAAATGGTCTTGATAAATATATACAGGATATTACTCAAGTGCCTGTATATGTTGCTGAAGATCCCGTATCATGTGTTGCCTTGGGAACTGGTAAATCACTTGAATATATAGATAAATTAGACTTTGATGCTGATGAAATAAGTCTTATTAAATAATATTTTTAAGGAAAATTCAGAGAAATTCTATAAAAAAGTTTTGTGCTTTATAAAGAACGAGAAAATATATGATTGGAGATTATAAAAATATCTCTTTGAATTTTCTCGTTTTTTGTATGTTTTAAATATTAGGCATACTATCATGAAATATATTGTTATTGAAGTTTGTATAAAGGTAATATGAGTGCATAATTGTTTGTACTATAATTGTTGCCATTTGGAAAATTAAATTTAATCGTATGTTTCTATTAGTAAATAATTCGCTGCTTTCACACGAATCGACTATTCCTACTATTGAGGTTTCACCGACATCAGGAAGTGACTTACCAACCCCTTTTCCCGGATGAATAGCGTAATCTCTTACTTGAATTTCACCTATATTTTCAGTATCACCAAGACAGGCATCTATGCCTATTATTGTTGAAGTTGGATGCTCTTTTTTTATTTTGACTAATTTTTTGTCTATATTTAAAGCATGTATGGGTTCTGAAATTGTTCCGTAAATGGTTAGAGGAAAATACTTTTCTTTAAGCATTGTGCCAACTAAGGGACCAAGACAGTCACCTATACAGCGATCTGTTCCTATACATATTAGTATTGTATTATCATTTATATAGTGTTTTAAAAAGTTTGAAAGTTTGTAGTAAGCCATAGGGGTATTGTAAAAAGCTCTTATTTTGTTCAATAAAATTCACCTCCTAGTTGTAAAAAGCTAATTTAGTACATATATATAAGCTTTGTAATAGCTTTCTTATAATTTATATGAAGTAAACTTTATTAATATCACTATATAAACTTTAAATGTGAGGTAATAGTATTTTGCTTAGAATAAAAGCAATGTGAATTTTTCTCCGCTTTCCTACGAAAAATACAATAATATATTGTAGAAGCTAAGTACTTTTGTAATTTATGATTTGCGTGCTTAATATAGAGAAATATAGAGATTTAAGTAATAATGTAAAGATATTTATACATAACGGTCTATAATAATCATTGATTTTTTAAATGTATCAATGTATACTATTACTTGTTGACGCGATAAAGGTCATGTAAATAAAGTTTTGTGGAGGAATTCCCGAGTGGCCAAAGGGGGCAGACTGTAAATCTGTTAGCTCAGCTTTCCATGGTTCGAATCCATGTTCCTCCACCATTTTAAAAGTATTATGTGGGCGCTTAGCTCAGCTGGGAGAGCATCTGCCTTACAAGCAGGGGGTCACAGGTTCGAACCCTGTAGTGCCCACCATTAAAATTATATATAAGCTGGCATAGCTCAATTGGTAGAGCAACTGACTTGTAATCAGTAGGTTGAGGGTTCAATTCCTTCTGCCAGCACCAGATGTGGAGGAATTCCCGAGTGGCCAAAGGGGGCAGACTGTAAATCTGTTAGCTCAGCTTTCCATGGTTCGAATCCATGTTCCTCCACCATTTTAAAAAGGTACTTATTTGCCTTTTTAATTTTAATATTGACTATGTTAGAAAATAAGTATATTATAAGTATGTAATTGTTATAAAAAATCTTATCAAGAGAGGTGGAGGGAAATGGCCCAATGAAGCCCGGCAACCGGTGTGTTGATGCATTAAGGTGCCAATTCCTGCAGAAGCTATTCTGCGAGATAAGAAAGATAGATTGTAAATGTCAGGTCTCTTCTTATTTGAAGGGGCTTTTTATTTTTTGTATTAGTAATAGTAAAGGAGTTGGAAAAAAGTGAGAAAGTTATTTACTTCAGAATCAGTAACAGAAGGTCATCCAGATAAAATTTGTGATCAAATATCA is a window of Clostridium pasteurianum DNA encoding:
- a CDS encoding rod shape-determining protein is translated as MFFGIGNDMGIDLGTATVLVYLKGKGVILKEPSVVAINRTTNDVLAVGEEARQMIGRTPGNIVAIRPLRNGVISDYDVTEKMLKHFIKKACGKRRVSAPKIIICVPCEATGVEQRAVKDAAKNAGAKKVRLIEEPLAAAIGAGLDITKASGNMVIDIGGGTTDIAVISLGGMVVRSSIKVAGDTFDEAIIKYIRKKHKLMIGERTAEELKINIGSAYKKDIEETMEIRGRDLVTGLPKNVEVSSAEMREALREAVSAIAECAHAVLEKTPPELAADISDKGIMMTGGGSLLNGLDKYIQDITQVPVYVAEDPVSCVALGTGKSLEYIDKLDFDADEISLIK
- the yyaC gene encoding spore protease YyaC, whose translation is MNKIRAFYNTPMAYYKLSNFLKHYINDNTILICIGTDRCIGDCLGPLVGTMLKEKYFPLTIYGTISEPIHALNIDKKLVKIKKEHPTSTIIGIDACLGDTENIGEIQVRDYAIHPGKGVGKSLPDVGETSIVGIVDSCESSELFTNRNIRLNLIFQMATIIVQTIMHSYYLYTNFNNNIFHDSMPNI